DNA from Serinibacter salmoneus:
AGGTGTTCACCGACTACCTGCGCGACCCGGGCGAGGTCGTGCTCCTGGCATACGACGACGCACACGCCGCCCTCGGATACGCCCTCGTGCACCTGGACGGGCGTGGCGCGGACGCCCCCGCGTTCGAGGGGAGGCTCGCCGAACTCTCCAAGTGCTACGTCCTCCCGCGCGCGCAGGGCACCGGGTGCGCCGCCGAACTCATGCGAGCGGTGCTGCGGGCCGCCGCGGACGCCGGTGCGGACGCGGTCTGGCTCGGGGTCAACGCGCAGAACGTCAACGCGTTGCGCTACTACCGGCGGCACGGGTTCGAGCCGGTGGGCGAGCGCACCTATCAGGTGGGCGCCGCCGAACACCACGACCACGTGCTGCTGCGGACCCTCCCGCGGGGTGTGGCAGAATAGGTCGCTGGTCCCGCAACGACCGCCGCATGCCGCTGCCACAGGGGCGAGCACTGTCGGCACCCGGGACCACCCGATCGATCATCAGACGGCGCCGACCGGCGCCACGACACCACCGTGTGACCTGTGGCCCACGATGAGGAGCACCCATGCAGAAGCTCGATGCGGTTGACGCCGCCTCGCTGCGCGACGACGTCCCCGACTTCCGTCCCGGCGACACCCTGAAGGTCCACGTCAAGGTCGTCGAGGGCAGCCGCTCGCGCGTCCAGGTCTTCCAGGGCGTCGTCATCGCCCGCTCCGGGGGCGGGGTCCGCGAGACCTTCACCATCCGCAAGGTCAGTTTCGGTGTGGGTGTGGAGCGCATCTTCCCGATCCACACCCCCACGATCGACCACATCGAGGTCGTGACCCGTGGTGACGTGCGTCGCGCGAAGCTCTACTACCTGCGTAACCTGCGAGGCAAGGCCGCGAAGATCCGCGAGAAGCGCTGACTCGCAGCACCGCATCAGGACCCGGCTACCTCGAAAGGAACGTGATGACCGACTCGAGGCAGCCGGGTTCTGACGTCCCCGGGCCCGATGGCCCTCAGGCGCAGCCGAGCCGGTCCCGGCGATCCCTCTCCGCGCTCAAGGAGACCGTGCTGGTCGTCGCGATCGCGCTGGTCATCTCCCTGCTCGTCAAGACCTTCCTGGTCCAGGCGTTCTACATCCCCTCCTCCTCCATGGAGGACACCCTCGAGGTGGGCGACCGGGTCCTGGTCTCCCGTCTCG
Protein-coding regions in this window:
- the rplS gene encoding 50S ribosomal protein L19 encodes the protein MQKLDAVDAASLRDDVPDFRPGDTLKVHVKVVEGSRSRVQVFQGVVIARSGGGVRETFTIRKVSFGVGVERIFPIHTPTIDHIEVVTRGDVRRAKLYYLRNLRGKAAKIREKR